In a genomic window of Besnoitia besnoiti strain Bb-Ger1 chromosome XI, whole genome shotgun sequence:
- a CDS encoding DNA repair metallo-beta-lactamase (encoded by transcript BESB_020380), protein MADALAASPRRISHIVPETEPLILVDTFKRVPAGSFVFFLSHFHADHYSGLSKSWSRGTVYCSVVTARLLIAILRVNSALVRGLDFDTEYEIASARVTLLDANHCPGAAMFLVKTKGGKTYLHTGDFRYDRSMSDHPVLRNGLIDVLFLDTTYYKPECVFRPQAEAIQNAVVIAQEACKESGEHGRVLFLVGSYTIGKEKVVAALSKAFGWRVYASGRRRCILDCLQLEQLNSGNLTDDPADALIHIVPMNTIGIRDLPLSIFLSTASIRVTPNSGNL, encoded by the exons ATGGCTGACGCCCTTGCAGCCTCACCACGGCGCATTTCTCATATTGTGCCTGAGACAGAACCACTAATTTTGGTTGACACGTTCAAGAGAGTTCCGGCTGGctccttcgttttcttcctttcGCACTTCCATGCCGATCATTACAGTGGACTTTCGAAATCATGGTCGAGAGGTACCGTGTATTGCTCCGTTGTGACCG CAAGGCTTCTCATTGCGATTCTCCGTGTAAATAGTGCCCTAGTTCGCGGCCTGGATTTCGACACCGAGTACGAGATTGCCAGTGCGCGCGTCACGCTCCTGGATGCCAATCACTGCCCGG gcgctgcaatGTTCCTTGTTAAGACGAAGGGGGGGAAAACGTATTTGCACACAGGAGATTTCCGTTACGACCGGAGCATGAGCGATCACCCGGTTCTCCGCAATGGCCTCATTGACGTATTGTTTCTCGACACTACTTACTACAAGCCAGAGTGCGTATTCCGGCCACAAGCAGAAGCGATCCAGAACGCTGTGGTGATTGCCCAGGAG GCCTGTAAAGAGAGTGGCGAACACGGAAGAGTTCTATTCCTTGTGGGTTCATATACCATCG GAAAGGAGAAGGTGGTGGCCGCCCTCTCGAAGGCATTCGGATGGAGAGTGTACGCGAGTGGTCGGCGACGCTGCATCCTTGACTGCCTGCAGTTAGAACAGCTA AACAGTGGGAATCTCACCGACGATCCCGCGGATGCGCTAATACACATTGTTCCGATGAACACCATAG GAATTCGGGATCTACCACTGTCCATCTTCTTGAGTACAGCGAGCATTCGAGTTACACCGAACTCAGGGAATTTATAA